Proteins from one Synechococcales cyanobacterium T60_A2020_003 genomic window:
- the hrcA gene encoding heat-inducible transcriptional repressor HrcA: MSVKLSDRQQQILWATVRHYIATAKPVGSEALLEEFKLQVSSATVRNAMGRLEKAGLLFQPHVSAGRIPSDSGYRIYVDQLITPSEMAARQVDHALSDQLNWEQGSIEAILRGAAQILATLSGYIALISMPQTRTVSLRHLQFVQLRPQQAMLVVVLDYYETQSVLMPIPAPPTGSQPDAELIDRELRVLSNFLNHHLQGRSIAEISNLDWMELGREFERYSDSLKASLSELIRRSQAPIPTQIVISGVAEVLRRHPEFSEKEQIQTVIQLLEEEQDQLCALILESATPEPRQRRANVWIGSENPLQPINHCALVSATYQRDNVPIGSVGMLGPTRMVYEDAIALVEATADYISEALSQMD; the protein is encoded by the coding sequence ATGTCAGTCAAGCTCAGCGATCGCCAACAACAGATTCTCTGGGCAACCGTGCGCCACTACATCGCCACTGCTAAGCCCGTTGGGTCAGAAGCCCTGCTCGAGGAATTCAAGCTTCAGGTCAGTTCGGCCACGGTCCGCAATGCGATGGGGCGTTTAGAAAAGGCAGGTTTGCTATTTCAGCCCCATGTGTCAGCAGGACGGATTCCATCCGATTCGGGCTATCGCATTTACGTGGATCAGCTCATTACCCCCTCGGAAATGGCCGCCCGTCAGGTGGATCATGCTTTGTCTGACCAATTGAATTGGGAACAGGGCAGTATTGAAGCGATTCTGCGAGGTGCTGCGCAAATTTTAGCCACACTGAGTGGGTATATCGCACTCATTAGCATGCCTCAGACCCGGACGGTAAGCTTGCGTCATCTGCAATTTGTGCAGCTCAGACCTCAGCAAGCCATGCTGGTCGTCGTCTTGGACTACTACGAGACCCAGTCTGTGCTCATGCCCATTCCTGCACCTCCTACCGGGAGTCAGCCTGATGCAGAGTTGATTGACCGAGAGTTACGGGTTCTATCGAACTTCCTGAATCACCATCTCCAAGGGCGATCGATCGCTGAGATTTCAAACCTCGACTGGATGGAACTGGGACGAGAATTTGAACGCTATTCCGATTCCCTCAAAGCTTCTCTCTCGGAACTGATTCGCCGCAGTCAGGCTCCCATTCCCACCCAGATCGTGATTAGTGGTGTGGCTGAAGTTCTCCGCCGACACCCGGAGTTTTCAGAGAAAGAGCAAATTCAGACCGTGATTCAGCTTCTTGAAGAAGAACAGGATCAGCTCTGTGCGCTCATTCTAGAATCGGCCACCCCTGAACCTCGGCAGCGGCGGGCAAATGTCTGGATCGGCTCTGAGAATCCCTTGCAGCCCATTAACCACTGCGCGCTCGTGTCTGCCACCTATCAGCGGGACAATGTTCCCATCGGCAGCGTTGGCATGCTAGGGCCAACCCGGATGGTCTACGAAGATGCGATCGCCCTGGTGGAGGCAACCGCAGACTATATTTCTGAAGCCCTCAGCCAAATGGACTAA